One Actinomadura viridis genomic region harbors:
- a CDS encoding ATP-binding protein: MTTSLIGRDHPAAVLDAEIDRAITSHGGLVLVTGEAGIGKTALVTTAAQRARRAGAAVLGGSCWDSAAAPGHWPWTQVIRALRRAAGPREWAGLQDMAGEELAALLGEAPGTGADGFRLYDAVTTALVAASQARPVVVVLDDLHWADAASIRLLEFAARHTWFERLLLIGTYRDVEVEASGHPLRPSLGALAAKATVVTLTGLGRAEVGRLMRRTVGREPGDELIAEVHRRTGGNPFFVEQTARLWQGGGSVTAIAPGVRDAVQRRLSLLPPAVAAMLTPAAVLGREFHRGVLAATAEIPVPHADRLLDQAVAARLVTTLGGGRFAFAHDLVRETLYGALDEAAARDAHAAVVRALDRSPAPADRLLPAEAARHAYLAGDRIDPDRAVELLTAAADHASFLLSFEEAAGHLRHALERLPAGRVRERTLLTIELAGALQRSDPGAARRVLDEAVGLARSAGDDELFARVALTLLRHCQFEPDEGHRQVGLLEEAHRRLVGEQAPVPGPFPHARMAQELATKIAGLARQDGDDKALIFGLWARHDAILGIGTAAEREALTTELTELAQRSGDRAAAAFATSFGWVALLEQGDPRYLDRFREFLVMAGREESAAWQQATLIDRAIVNTFQGHFAEAEPQIRVVMDAHDDGQDFADMVVHLRWALEIMRGGFEAIDELGPKIRAQGRVYALLLEGITAAQRGDTGTALRHLAAAEDTAEPLQGTIEPLRLRLLAQAAAASGDPELCARARAELLPYRDQWAVALYGCDVGGPMSLWLGAVDAAEGRWDGAVALLTDAYRSADLLLARPWSVEARARLGEVLASRGGPGDRGKAAELLSGVASEAREMGMRHVADRARAALASLDGTEGPGGPGSDGTGGPGSGGTGGPGVPRGASGRAFRFDGQVWTLAFGDRTVHMPDAKGLRDLRLLLGSPGAPIPAGALLAPEGGEIVAASLRPGGDPVLDEEAKAAYRRRLRLLDEEIDRAAGLGDDRRAAEYDRERAALLEELRAAAGLAGRTRRLGDESERARKAVTARIRDTLRKLDGLHPELAAHLRATVSTGTTCVYQPGDDTPWRL; this comes from the coding sequence ATGACAACCTCGCTGATCGGACGGGACCACCCCGCCGCGGTGCTGGACGCCGAGATCGACCGGGCGATCACCAGCCACGGCGGCCTGGTGCTGGTCACCGGTGAGGCCGGGATCGGCAAGACGGCCCTGGTCACCACCGCGGCGCAGCGGGCGCGGCGGGCCGGGGCCGCGGTCCTCGGCGGCTCGTGCTGGGACTCGGCCGCCGCCCCCGGTCACTGGCCGTGGACGCAGGTGATCCGCGCGCTGCGGCGTGCCGCCGGCCCCCGGGAGTGGGCCGGCCTCCAGGACATGGCGGGCGAGGAGCTGGCGGCGCTGCTGGGCGAGGCGCCGGGCACCGGGGCCGACGGCTTCCGGCTGTACGACGCGGTGACGACCGCGCTGGTGGCCGCGTCCCAGGCGCGGCCGGTGGTGGTGGTCCTCGACGACCTGCACTGGGCCGACGCGGCGTCGATCCGGTTGCTGGAGTTCGCGGCGCGGCACACCTGGTTCGAGCGGCTGCTGTTGATCGGCACCTACCGCGACGTGGAGGTGGAGGCGTCCGGGCACCCGCTCCGGCCGTCGCTGGGCGCGCTCGCGGCCAAGGCCACGGTGGTGACGCTGACCGGGCTCGGCCGCGCCGAGGTCGGACGGCTGATGCGCCGGACCGTGGGCCGGGAGCCCGGCGACGAGCTGATCGCCGAGGTGCACCGGCGGACCGGCGGCAACCCGTTCTTCGTCGAGCAGACGGCCCGGCTGTGGCAGGGCGGCGGCTCGGTCACCGCGATCGCGCCGGGCGTGCGGGACGCGGTGCAGCGGCGGCTGTCCCTGCTGCCCCCGGCGGTCGCGGCGATGCTGACCCCGGCGGCCGTGCTCGGCCGCGAGTTCCACCGCGGGGTGCTCGCGGCCACGGCGGAGATCCCGGTGCCGCACGCCGACCGCCTGCTCGACCAGGCGGTGGCGGCGCGGCTGGTGACCACGCTCGGCGGCGGGCGGTTCGCGTTCGCGCACGACCTGGTCAGGGAGACCCTGTACGGCGCGCTGGACGAGGCGGCGGCGCGCGACGCGCACGCCGCGGTCGTCCGCGCCCTCGACCGGTCGCCCGCGCCGGCCGACCGGCTCCTTCCGGCCGAGGCGGCCCGGCACGCCTACCTCGCCGGCGACCGGATCGACCCGGACCGCGCGGTGGAGCTGCTGACGGCCGCCGCCGACCACGCCTCGTTCCTCCTGTCGTTCGAGGAGGCGGCCGGCCATCTGCGCCACGCCCTGGAGCGCCTTCCCGCCGGCCGGGTCCGCGAGCGCACCCTCCTCACCATCGAACTGGCCGGCGCGCTGCAGCGGAGCGATCCCGGTGCCGCCCGGCGGGTCCTCGACGAGGCCGTCGGCCTCGCCCGCTCGGCGGGCGACGACGAGCTGTTCGCCCGGGTCGCGCTGACCCTCCTCCGGCACTGCCAGTTCGAGCCGGACGAGGGGCACCGCCAGGTGGGGCTCCTGGAGGAGGCGCACCGCAGGCTGGTCGGCGAGCAGGCGCCCGTTCCCGGGCCGTTCCCCCATGCGCGGATGGCGCAGGAGCTGGCGACGAAGATCGCCGGGCTGGCCCGGCAGGACGGCGACGACAAGGCCCTGATCTTCGGCCTGTGGGCGCGGCACGACGCCATTCTCGGCATCGGCACCGCGGCCGAGCGGGAGGCGCTCACCACGGAGCTGACCGAGCTCGCGCAGCGCTCCGGCGACCGGGCGGCGGCCGCGTTCGCCACCTCGTTCGGCTGGGTGGCGCTGCTGGAGCAGGGCGATCCGCGCTACCTCGACCGCTTCCGCGAGTTCCTGGTGATGGCCGGTCGCGAGGAGAGCGCCGCCTGGCAGCAGGCCACCCTGATCGACCGGGCGATCGTCAACACGTTCCAGGGGCACTTCGCGGAGGCGGAGCCCCAGATCCGCGTCGTGATGGACGCCCACGACGACGGCCAGGACTTCGCGGACATGGTCGTGCACCTGCGCTGGGCGCTGGAGATCATGCGGGGCGGGTTCGAGGCCATCGACGAGCTGGGCCCGAAGATACGGGCGCAAGGGCGTGTCTACGCCCTCCTGCTGGAGGGCATCACCGCCGCGCAGCGCGGCGACACGGGCACCGCGCTGCGTCACCTGGCGGCGGCCGAGGATACGGCCGAGCCCCTCCAGGGGACGATCGAGCCGCTGCGGCTGCGGCTGCTGGCCCAGGCCGCCGCCGCCTCCGGCGACCCCGAGCTGTGCGCCCGCGCCCGCGCCGAGCTGCTGCCGTACCGGGACCAGTGGGCGGTGGCGCTGTACGGGTGCGACGTCGGCGGCCCGATGAGCCTCTGGCTCGGCGCGGTCGACGCGGCCGAGGGGCGCTGGGACGGCGCGGTGGCGCTGCTGACGGACGCCTACCGGTCGGCGGACCTGCTGCTGGCGCGTCCGTGGTCGGTCGAGGCCCGCGCCCGGCTCGGCGAGGTGCTCGCGTCCCGCGGCGGCCCCGGCGACCGCGGCAAGGCGGCCGAGCTGCTCTCCGGCGTGGCGAGCGAGGCCCGGGAGATGGGCATGCGGCACGTGGCCGACCGTGCGCGGGCCGCGCTCGCGAGCCTGGACGGAACGGAGGGACCGGGCGGACCGGGTTCGGACGGCACGGGCGGGCCGGGCTCAGGCGGTACGGGCGGGCCGGGGGTTCCGCGTGGGGCGTCCGGCCGCGCGTTCCGTTTCGACGGGCAGGTCTGGACGCTGGCGTTCGGCGACCGGACCGTCCATATGCCCGATGCCAAGGGCCTGCGCGACCTGCGGCTGCTGCTGGGCAGCCCCGGCGCGCCGATCCCGGCGGGGGCGCTGCTGGCCCCCGAGGGCGGCGAGATCGTGGCGGCGTCCCTGCGGCCGGGCGGTGACCCGGTGCTCGACGAGGAGGCCAAGGCCGCCTACCGGCGGCGCCTCCGGCTGCTGGACGAGGAGATCGACCGGGCCGCCGGGCTGGGCGACGACCGCCGGGCCGCCGAGTACGACCGGGAACGGGCGGCCCTGCTGGAGGAGCTGCGCGCGGCCGCCGGGCTCGCCGGGCGCACCCGCCGGCTCGGTGACGAGTCCGAGCGGGCGCGCAAGGCGGTCACCGCGCGGATCCGCGACACGCTCCGCAAGCTCGACGGGCTGCATCCGGAGCTGGCCGCCCACCTGCGCGCCACGGTCTCGACCGGCACCACCTGCGTCTACCAGCCCGGCGACGACACCCCCTGGCGGCTGTGA
- a CDS encoding SigE family RNA polymerase sigma factor encodes MRADEGGTFDLEFRRFFERHHRDLARLAYLMLGDPDSADDLAADALAAAWDRWDRVRRSRHPLAYVRRIVLNMCHSRIRSLVRERDRLAEFGMTVREHADGPDVPAVLDVRAALQRLPERKRACVVLRFGFDLSEKETARILGVTVGTVKSQTSKGIAELQRALGDPPPGARRPETGDPGRRPPQDEHDADTRPANGHPGRRAPGRGRPGRARRGAADLFTGAIRPGERPQEGT; translated from the coding sequence ATGAGGGCCGACGAGGGCGGGACGTTCGACCTGGAGTTCCGCCGGTTCTTCGAGCGGCACCATCGCGACCTGGCCCGGCTCGCGTACCTGATGCTCGGTGATCCGGACTCCGCCGACGACCTGGCCGCCGACGCGCTGGCCGCCGCCTGGGACCGCTGGGACCGGGTGCGCCGTTCCCGGCACCCGCTCGCCTACGTCCGCCGGATCGTGCTCAACATGTGCCACAGCCGGATCCGTTCACTGGTGCGCGAGCGGGACCGGCTGGCCGAGTTCGGCATGACCGTACGGGAGCACGCCGACGGCCCGGACGTCCCGGCGGTGCTCGACGTGCGCGCCGCGCTGCAGCGGCTGCCCGAGCGCAAGCGGGCCTGCGTGGTGCTGCGCTTCGGCTTCGACCTGTCGGAGAAGGAGACGGCCCGGATCCTGGGCGTCACGGTCGGCACGGTGAAGAGCCAGACCTCGAAGGGGATCGCCGAACTCCAGCGCGCGCTCGGCGACCCCCCGCCCGGCGCGCGGCGGCCGGAGACCGGGGATCCAGGGCGGAGGCCGCCTCAGGACGAGCATGACGCGGACACGCGGCCCGCGAACGGGCACCCTGGGAGGAGGGCGCCGGGCAGGGGGCGGCCCGGCCGGGCACGGCGCGGCGCGGCCGATCTCTTCACGGGGGCGATCCGGCCGGGTGAACGGCCGCAGGAGGGGACGTGA